The genomic DNA CAATGCCGAACGCAGTGGCAGCGACCTGCGCCACTTTCTGAAACAAGCCCTGACCCATCTCTGTACCGCCATGATTGATCTGCACGGAACCATCGGCATAGACATGCACCAATGCCCCCGCCTGATTGAGATGGGTCAGGGTAAAGGATATGCCGAATTTGACCGGGCTGAAGGCCAGTCCCTTTTTCAATATCGGATTGGTGGCATTCCATTCTGCAACTGCCGCGCGGCGCGCGGTGTAATCCGCACTACTCAAAAGCTTGTCTGTCATCCCGTTCAGAATGAAATCCTCGACCTCCTGACCATAGGGCGTCGTTTGCGCATTTTCCGGCACTTCAGGGGCGGGGCCTGACGGGACGCTACTCACCGCTCCACGAGATGTCAGATCCACATCGCTGGGCACTTCTTCGTCCAACTTCTGGCCAGAAGCGCCCTCTGGAGGAGCGTTGCAATCCTGCTTGGTATCAACTTGGGGGACAGGCCGCCCTCCCGCATCTCCGGCGTCCATATCTGCGTAATAGTTGACGCGCCGGACGTCCGCCGGGTCGCGGCCCAGAGCATGCGCAATGTGGTCCATCACCCGCTCAATCCCCACCATCCCTTGCGGACCGCCAAAGCCGCGAAAGGCCGTTGCGCTCTGCGTATTGGTGCGCAATCGGTGGCTCTCAATCCGTGCGTTGGGCAGTAGGTAGGCGTTATCGGAATGTAGCATCGCGCGATCTGCAACCGGTAAGCTGAGGTCCAGCGCCCAGCCGCAGCGGGCATACTGCGTGAATTCAACGCCCGTTATGCGGCCAGTGTCGTCAAACCCCGCACGATAGATGATGCGGAAATCGTGCCGTTTGCCGGTGATCATCATGTCGTCATCGCGGTCATAGCGCATCTTGCAGGGGCGTCCGGTGCGATCTGCCGCCAGCGCGCAGGCGACGGCCAATGCATTGCCCTGACTTTCCTTGCCGCCAAACCCGCCACCCATGCGCCGGGTTTCGACCCGCACATTGTGCATCGGCACATTGAGGGCATGGGCCACCTTGTGCTGGATCTCTGTCGGGTGCTGCGTCGAGGAATGCACCAGCATGTCGCCGCCTTCCTGCGGTATTGCCAGTGCGGCTTGACCTTCAAGGTAGAAATGTTCCTGCCCGCCGATCTCCATGCTACCTTCGATCCGGTGCACAGCGGCATCTATAGCTGTCGCGGCATCCCCTTTCTGGTAGATACGCGGTCCTTCCTCGAACCGACTGTTTGCGGCAATGGCGTCATCAATACTGAGGATCGCGCGGCGCGCATCAATCTCGACGCTGGCCAGCCGCGCGGCCTTTCGCGCTGCCAGATGGCTGCGCGCGATCACTAGGAAAATGGGCTGGCCTATGTAATGCACTTCGCCGAGTGCCAGTAACGGTTCGTCATGGGCCGAGGGTGAAACGTCAGCACCGTTCGGCAGGTCATCGGCGGTCAACACGTCAACCACGCCATTGGCCGCACGTACCGCAGACACATCCAGCGCGGTTATGGTGCCAAATGCCACGTCGCTCAGCCCAAAGCACAGGTGCAGGGTGCCGGAGGCTGTCGGGATGTCGTCTACATACCGCGCGCGTCCCGTCACGTGTAATGGTGCAGCGTCATGGGGCAAGGATTGGCGCACGGTCATACGCGCACCTCCAGAACCGAAGTCGCAATGCCTTCATCCTCGTGGAAGTACCGCAACAGCAGGTTTTGCGCCGTTTGCAGACGATACCCGGCAGAGGCGCGCATGTCGCTGAGCGGTGCAAAATCGCGGGCAAATGCAGGCAGAGCAGTCGTTACCGTTTCCATAGTCCAAGGCGCGTCCGTCAGCGCCGCCTCGACATCGGTCGCACGCTTGGGCACGCCGGCCATGCCGCCAAAGGCGATCCGTGCCGCTGCTACAGTGCCATTCTCCACAGTGATGTTGAAACAACCGCACACTGCTGAAATATCCTGATCGAACCGCTTTGACAGTTTGTAACAACGCAGCCGATCGGGCTGACGTGGAAAGCTAACCGCTTCGACGAATTCCGACGCGCGCAAGTCCTGTTTACCGTAGTCAACAAAGAAGTCTTCTAGCGCAATGTCGCGCCGGTCATCCCCTCGCCGAAGATGCAGCCGGGCCTCTAACGCAATGAGCGCGGGTGGCCCATCACCAATGGGCGATCCATTGGCGATGTTGCCGCCGATTGTTGCGGCGCTGCGCACCTGAACCGATCCATAACGGCGGATCATCTCGGCAAAGGACGCGTGATAGGGGGCAATGGCGTGTCTCAGGTCCTCAACCGTTACGCCTGCACCGATGTGGATCGTGTCGTCGCCTACAGCGATCTGCTGCAAGTCGGTGCAGCGATGCAGGAATGCCGCTGGTGCGATGTCTTTCAGCGATTTGGTGACCCAGAGGCCGACATCTGTCGCCCCGGCGACAAGTGTGGTTTCCGGCGCATCAATCAACAGTGCAGCCAGCGCGTCGCTGCTCTCTGGCAGGGCTGGCACCGTGTCGGTGGCCTGTGATGGGGCTGTCTTCATCCAAGTGGGAACGGGTTGGACTGCCGCCGCTTCGGCGGCGCGCACGATTGGCGCGTAACCGGTGCAACGGCATAGGTTGCCGGCCAATGCCGTGTTATAATCTGTTGTCTGGCTCAGATGCGCCGCAGCCATCGCAACCACAAAGCCGGGCGTACAGAACCCGCATTGTGACCCGTGAAGGTCGACCATCGCTTGCTGCACCGGGTGCGGCTGTCCTTCGGGGCCGTTGATCCCCTCGATGGTGCGGATCGACTTGCCGTGCAGTTGCGGCAGCAGCAGAATGCACGCGTTGAGCGGGCGCGTTCCAGCATCGTCTGTAATCAGCACCGTACACGCACCGCAATCGCCCTCATTGCAGCCTTCCTTGGTTCCGGTCAGCCCGCGAACCTCGCGCAGCCAGTCCAGCGTGGTGTCGTCCGGGGACACACCATCCAGCACGACCGCCTCTCCGTTCAGGTGGAACGAAATTTGCATTCTATATTGCCCGCCGCGTTACCTCCGCCCTTTTGGTGCCCACCTCGATGCGGCATAGAGGTGGGCGGGATTCTAAGTCAAAGGCTACGCGGCAGTGGGACGACTTGGCAAGAGGGCAGAGGTGGCAGGCATTGTTACAGGCAACGTGTTTCCGGTCGTGAAAGGAAATGTTGCAACCCCCTATGTTTATGCGGCTTTTTCTCTTGACGTTCGGTCATCTTATTGGATTTCAGGCAAGTCCTTCTTGCCCGGTGCGAGAATGTTGGATGTGGGCAATCCGACGCTGGCACGCGCGCCAGCACTGCCATAGACTGACAGCATGAACAAAGCACCGCGATTCATCCATCTGAGAGTTCACACCGAATATTCGCTGCTCGAAGGCGCGGTACGGCTAAAGAAGTTGCCGGATATGTGCGTGGATGCCGGGCTGCCCGCAGTGGCGGTGACTGATACCAACAACATGTTCGCAGCGTTGGAGTTCGCCGTAGGGGCACAGGCGGCGGGCATTCAGCCGATCATGGGGTGTCAGGTGGATCTGGCCTATGTCGCTGTCATCCCCGGCGAGCGCGCCAAAGCCCCCGCGCCGATCGTTTTGTTGGCTCAGAACGAGATCGGGTATGAAAACCTGATGAAGCTCAATTCATGTCTTTACCTGCGCGGCGACGGGGAACTGCCCCATGTCACCCCCGAGGAATTGGCACAGCATTCGGATGGGATCATTTGTCTTACGGGCGGATCGGATGGTCCGGTTGGCAGGCTGTTGCAGGCAGGCCAGCGTCCGGCTGCCGAGACGTTGATGGGGCAATTCGCGGCCGCGTTTGCGGATCGGCTCTATGTCGAGTTGCAACGCCATCCGGGCGAGGGAGGTGCGCCGGAAGCGGAACGCCTGACCGAGCGGGGCCATATCGAGATGGCATATGCGATGGGCCTGCCGCTGGTGGCGACCAACGACGTCTATTTCCCCAAGGCCAAGATGTACGAGGCGCATGATGCAATGCTCTGTATTGCGGAAGGCACATATGTAGACCAATCGGCCCCACGCCGTCGCCTGACTGCTCAGCATTACTTCAAAACACCACAGGAGATGGCGGCACTTTTCTCGGATTTGCCTGAGGCACTGGAGAACACCGTCGAAATCGCACAGCGTTGCGCCTTTGGTGCGTATCGGCGCGATCCGATCCTGCCAAAGTTTGCCGATAACGAGGTCGAAGAATTGCGTCGGCAATCCAAAGAGGGACTCGCCGAACGGCTAAAGGTGATCCCTCATGCCACAACCGTGGAAGAGTATGACAAACGGCTCGAATTCGAACTGGGCATCATCGAGAAGATGGGCTTTCCGGGGTATTTTCTTATCGTGGCCGATTTTATCAAATGGGCCAAAGACCGTGATATCCCCGTGGGACCGGGGCGCGGGTCGGGGGCGGGATCGCTGGTCGCCTATGCGCTGACGATTACCGACCTTGATCCGCTGCGCTACAGTTTGCTGTTCGAGAGGTTCCTGAACCCGGAACGAGTCAGCATGCCTGACTTTGACATCGACTTTTGCATGGATCGCCGCGAGGAGGTGATCCACTACGTACAGGAGAAATACGGTCGCGACCGTGTCGGGCAGATCATCACGTTCGGCGCGTTACTGTCCAAGGCCGCAGTACGCGATATCGGGCGGGTGCTGCAAATGCCCTACGGTCAGGTGGACCGTTTGTCCAAGATGATCCCCGTTGAGGGTGTGAAACCTGTCAGTATCGAACAGGCATTGGCGCAGGAGGAGCGTTTGCGCGAAGAGGCGCGCAATGAGGAGGTCGTCGACCGTCTGCTGAAATACGGCATGCAGGTCGAGGGGCTGTTGCGCAATGCGTCCACTCATGCGGCCGGCGTCGTGATCGGTGATCGGCCTCTTGATGCGTTGGTCCCGCTATATCAGGATCCGCGCTCGGAAATGCCGGCAACCCAGTTCAACATGAAATGGGTTGAACAGGCCGGGCTGGTGAAATTCGACTTCCTTGGCCTCAAGACGCTGACTGTCGTGCAGAACGCCGTTGAGCAAATCCTAGCAGGTGGCCGGGCGTTACATATCGCCGCCGATGGAACGCAGTTGTTTGAGCCGCCCGAAGGGGCCGTGAACGACATTGGTGCCATACCGTTGGATGACGAGGCGACCTATCAGCTCTATTCCAAAGCCAAGACAGTTGCAGTGTTTCAGGTGGAAAGCTCTGGAATGATGGACGCGCTGAAGCGCATGAAGCCTAACTGCATTGAGGACATCGTGGCTCTGGTCGCGCTTTACCGCCCCGGCCCGATGGAGAATATTCCAAAATATTGCGAAGTTAAGAACGGGCTGAGCGAGCGCGACGGACTGCATCCGTCTGTCGATCACATTCTGGACGAGACGCAGGGTATCATCGTCTATCAGGAACAGGTGATGCAGATCGCGCAGGAGATGGCCGGATACAGCCTTGGGGGTGCGGACCTGTTGCGCCGCGCGATGGGCAAGAAGATTCAGGCCGCAATGGACGCTGAGCGGCCAAAGTTTCTGAAGGGATCCGCTGAAAACGGGGTGGACAAAGACAAGGCGATGGAGGTCTGGAACCTTCTGGACAAGTTCGCCAACTACGGGTTCAACAAATCCCACGCGGCGGCCTATGCAGTGGTCAGCTACCAGACCGCATGGCTGAAAACCAACCACCCGGTCGAGTTCATGGCGGGGGTGATGAACTGCGATATTCACCTGACCGACAAGCTGGCGGTGTATTTCGAAGAGGTAAAGAAGGGGCTGGACCTACCTTACAAGGCCCCTTGCGTGAATCGCTCAGATGCGACGTTCATGGTAAAGGATGGTACGCTGCATTATGCGCTGGGCGCGCTCAAGAACGTTGGTGTCGAGGCGATGCGCCTGATCGTTAGCGGGCGCGAAGAACGCGACTTTGCGACGCTTTATGATTTTGCCCGGCGGGTGGATCTGAAACGAATTGGCAAACGTCCGCTGGAGATGCTGGCCCGTGCGGGCGCATTCGATGCGCTGGATCGCAATCGCCGCAGGGTATTCGAGGCGGTCGAATCTCTGATGAGCTACTCGGGTGCGATCTTTGACCAGAAATACTCTAATCAGGTCTCTCTCTTTGGCGAGGCAGGTGATGATCTGCCAGAGCCACGCCTGAGCCCGGTGGAAGATTGGCTGCCTGCCGAACGATTGACCGAAGAGTTCAAGGCGGTGGGCTTCTACCTGTCGGGGCATCCGCTTGATGACTACATGGCGGCGTTGAAACGCAAAGACGTCAAGACGCTTGATGACGTGATGGAGCAAGCCTCTCGCGCGCCTTGCGTCGTCAAGATGGCCGGTGTGGTGGCCGGACGCCAAGAGCGCAAGTCGGCGCGCGGCAACCGGTTCGCCTTTGTCCAGTTGAGTGACACGACGGGCGGGTATGAAGTCACGATGTTCTCTGAAACACTGGAAAAATCGCGCGAACATCTGGAAACCGGCACACATGTTGTGGTGACGGTCGAGGCCACGATGGAAGCCGAGCAGCTTAAGCTGCTGGCGCGCAGTGTGGCGCCGATAGACGGTGTGGTGGCCGACGCAGGCAGCACCGGGTTGCGCATTTTTGTCGATGCACCTGATGCGATTCAATCGGTCGCAAGCGTGTTGGAAAACACGCGTGACGTGGCCAAGGCGGTCCGCCCCGGTCCGATCCGGTTTTGCTTACTGTCACCGGGCCTG from Roseovarius pelagicus includes the following:
- a CDS encoding xanthine dehydrogenase molybdopterin binding subunit, which gives rise to MTVRQSLPHDAAPLHVTGRARYVDDIPTASGTLHLCFGLSDVAFGTITALDVSAVRAANGVVDVLTADDLPNGADVSPSAHDEPLLALGEVHYIGQPIFLVIARSHLAARKAARLASVEIDARRAILSIDDAIAANSRFEEGPRIYQKGDAATAIDAAVHRIEGSMEIGGQEHFYLEGQAALAIPQEGGDMLVHSSTQHPTEIQHKVAHALNVPMHNVRVETRRMGGGFGGKESQGNALAVACALAADRTGRPCKMRYDRDDDMMITGKRHDFRIIYRAGFDDTGRITGVEFTQYARCGWALDLSLPVADRAMLHSDNAYLLPNARIESHRLRTNTQSATAFRGFGGPQGMVGIERVMDHIAHALGRDPADVRRVNYYADMDAGDAGGRPVPQVDTKQDCNAPPEGASGQKLDEEVPSDVDLTSRGAVSSVPSGPAPEVPENAQTTPYGQEVEDFILNGMTDKLLSSADYTARRAAVAEWNATNPILKKGLAFSPVKFGISFTLTHLNQAGALVHVYADGSVQINHGGTEMGQGLFQKVAQVAATAFGIDMPSVRITATDTGKVPNTSATAASSGSDLNGMAVKAACDTIRERMAGFLADYYQAAKDSVRFEGGEVRLGTECLSFAAAAQLTYEHRISLSSTGFYATPKLAWDRIKGTGRPFFYFAYGAALTEVVLDTLTGENRILRADIVHDAGASLNPALDIGQIEGGYVQGAGWLTTEELVWDDAGRLRTHAPSTYKIPACGDRPVVFNVALWEGENREETIYRSKAVGEPPLMLGISAFLALSDAVAACGRGYPALDSPATPERLLAAIQRVRG
- the xdhA gene encoding xanthine dehydrogenase small subunit, giving the protein MQISFHLNGEAVVLDGVSPDDTTLDWLREVRGLTGTKEGCNEGDCGACTVLITDDAGTRPLNACILLLPQLHGKSIRTIEGINGPEGQPHPVQQAMVDLHGSQCGFCTPGFVVAMAAAHLSQTTDYNTALAGNLCRCTGYAPIVRAAEAAAVQPVPTWMKTAPSQATDTVPALPESSDALAALLIDAPETTLVAGATDVGLWVTKSLKDIAPAAFLHRCTDLQQIAVGDDTIHIGAGVTVEDLRHAIAPYHASFAEMIRRYGSVQVRSAATIGGNIANGSPIGDGPPALIALEARLHLRRGDDRRDIALEDFFVDYGKQDLRASEFVEAVSFPRQPDRLRCYKLSKRFDQDISAVCGCFNITVENGTVAAARIAFGGMAGVPKRATDVEAALTDAPWTMETVTTALPAFARDFAPLSDMRASAGYRLQTAQNLLLRYFHEDEGIATSVLEVRV
- the dnaE gene encoding DNA polymerase III subunit alpha; translated protein: MNKAPRFIHLRVHTEYSLLEGAVRLKKLPDMCVDAGLPAVAVTDTNNMFAALEFAVGAQAAGIQPIMGCQVDLAYVAVIPGERAKAPAPIVLLAQNEIGYENLMKLNSCLYLRGDGELPHVTPEELAQHSDGIICLTGGSDGPVGRLLQAGQRPAAETLMGQFAAAFADRLYVELQRHPGEGGAPEAERLTERGHIEMAYAMGLPLVATNDVYFPKAKMYEAHDAMLCIAEGTYVDQSAPRRRLTAQHYFKTPQEMAALFSDLPEALENTVEIAQRCAFGAYRRDPILPKFADNEVEELRRQSKEGLAERLKVIPHATTVEEYDKRLEFELGIIEKMGFPGYFLIVADFIKWAKDRDIPVGPGRGSGAGSLVAYALTITDLDPLRYSLLFERFLNPERVSMPDFDIDFCMDRREEVIHYVQEKYGRDRVGQIITFGALLSKAAVRDIGRVLQMPYGQVDRLSKMIPVEGVKPVSIEQALAQEERLREEARNEEVVDRLLKYGMQVEGLLRNASTHAAGVVIGDRPLDALVPLYQDPRSEMPATQFNMKWVEQAGLVKFDFLGLKTLTVVQNAVEQILAGGRALHIAADGTQLFEPPEGAVNDIGAIPLDDEATYQLYSKAKTVAVFQVESSGMMDALKRMKPNCIEDIVALVALYRPGPMENIPKYCEVKNGLSERDGLHPSVDHILDETQGIIVYQEQVMQIAQEMAGYSLGGADLLRRAMGKKIQAAMDAERPKFLKGSAENGVDKDKAMEVWNLLDKFANYGFNKSHAAAYAVVSYQTAWLKTNHPVEFMAGVMNCDIHLTDKLAVYFEEVKKGLDLPYKAPCVNRSDATFMVKDGTLHYALGALKNVGVEAMRLIVSGREERDFATLYDFARRVDLKRIGKRPLEMLARAGAFDALDRNRRRVFEAVESLMSYSGAIFDQKYSNQVSLFGEAGDDLPEPRLSPVEDWLPAERLTEEFKAVGFYLSGHPLDDYMAALKRKDVKTLDDVMEQASRAPCVVKMAGVVAGRQERKSARGNRFAFVQLSDTTGGYEVTMFSETLEKSREHLETGTHVVVTVEATMEAEQLKLLARSVAPIDGVVADAGSTGLRIFVDAPDAIQSVASVLENTRDVAKAVRPGPIRFCLLSPGLPGEVEVDAGAKYPVNPQIKGAIKSLPGVMDVQEI